Within Acomys russatus chromosome 7, mAcoRus1.1, whole genome shotgun sequence, the genomic segment GGCTTCAGACATCTGTCACTGGGACCATTTGGGAAAGAGCAGAAGAATGGCTTTGTCCCGTATCTGCTTGGTCTTCACTCCATAGACAATAGGGTTGAGTGCAGGTGGGATGATTACGTACAGGTTGGCAAACATGATGTGAAAAGTGCGAGGGACATTGTGCCCAAAGCGATGAGCAAGAATGGAGAAGAACGCTGGTATGTAGAACATAAGGATGACACAGACGTGGGAGCCACAGGTGCTCAGGGCCTTCTGGCGCGCATCTCGGGAGGGAAGGCGAAAAACAGCACTTAGGATGAGGGTGTAGGAGATGGCTATGAGGACCACATCTATAATCACTGTCATGATGGGGACACAGAATCCATACCAGATGTTAACGGAGATATCGGCACATGCCAGCCGGGCAACTCCAATGTGTTCACAGTAGGTATGGGCAATGATGTGTGTCCTGCAGAAAGGTAGGCGGTTCACAAGGAAAACACATGGTACAAAAACACAGAAACTTCGGAAAGAGATTCCTACAGCAATTTTGACAATGGCTTTAGGTGTGAGAACAGTGGTATATCTCAAGGGTgagcagatggccacatagcggtcaaaGGCCATGGCCAGCAAGATAGCAGAGTCCAAGACAAAACTATAGTGCAGAAAGAATAACTGGGTCAGACAGCCAGGAAAACTGATCTCCTGAGGACCAAACCAGAAGATGCTGAGGGTCTTGGGGACACAGGTGGTAGACAGTACGAGGTCAGTCACGGCCAacatggagaggaagaagaacatgGGGGAATGAAGACTGTGTTCCACTGCAATGAGGTAGAGAAGGATGCTGTTGCCCATGATGGCCACCAGATAGATAAAGCAGAAAGGGATACTGATCCAGACATGGTACTGCTCAAGTCCAGGGATGCCTGAGAGGGTGAAGGGCCCAGTGTTGTAGCTACTAACATTGTGCATGACCACTGAGATCTGAAGAATACTTCTGTCTTAAAAGCAAATGTGTATGGTGAGAAAAAGGAATTGTGTGTTActtctttctccacaacctctTTGGGACCAGTCTTCTTTcctatatttgaaaaaaaaaaattatattactaTTAACAGAAATACTCATGgataggagagatggctcagtgattaagagcactgg encodes:
- the LOC127192243 gene encoding olfactory receptor 52H1-like, which translates into the protein MHNVSSYNTGPFTLSGIPGLEQYHVWISIPFCFIYLVAIMGNSILLYLIAVEHSLHSPMFFFLSMLAVTDLVLSTTCVPKTLSIFWFGPQEISFPGCLTQLFFLHYSFVLDSAILLAMAFDRYVAICSPLRYTTVLTPKAIVKIAVGISFRSFCVFVPCVFLVNRLPFCRTHIIAHTYCEHIGVARLACADISVNIWYGFCVPIMTVIIDVVLIAISYTLILSAVFRLPSRDARQKALSTCGSHVCVILMFYIPAFFSILAHRFGHNVPRTFHIMFANLYVIIPPALNPIVYGVKTKQIRDKAILLLFPKWSQ